Part of the Nostoc sp. ATCC 53789 genome, ACGCACCACAAAGTGCAATCTATTGTTTACTCGTTGGAAGTAAAAGATAAAATCAGAAAGAGGTAATCCACTATAAATTCCACTTTCCCCAACACCCGATTCTAATGTCACTATAGCTAGATAGTTTTTATTTAGCTGTTCTGGTTTAATTTCTAAGTAAATTTTTCCCGAATTATCAGTGCAATAAAGTGTGAAGAGTCCTTCTACTTTATTTATTCCTTTGACAACCTCATTAAATCGGCAAAAATTTTCCTTTCTATTCTTAGCAAGATCGTTGTCAGTATTTGCTAAGTTTTCAACTGCTGGGAGTGCATTTACTTGCTGTGCATCAATATTTGAAAGTTGATTTGCTCCTGCATAATCACTACAGATGAACAAGTTATACAGTAATACTATAAAGATTGCTAATTTCCTGATCCAGTATTTCATCCTTTGGCTTTCCAGGTGAAGCAGTTCTTGTATTGAGGAAAAAATGTGGATTAATTTGTCCTCTGTAAGCCCTGCAAATATCTAGGGATTACGGTATAAATCCACTCAGTCAGACAATATCTCTAGCCTAAAAGTCCTGTGACTATTGATTGTTCTTAGTAGCTATTTAGGAATTTCCCATCAATTATCTATCTCTTTAGATAGATAATTTTTATAACTAAAGATATATGTTTTTTTAAACTCTATCTGTATTAAAAACCAAATGTAGCATTAAAAATGTATTTAGTGCTACATTTGGCAGCCGAAGGAATCTTAAGCATGATTTATAAACAAAGAGTAAGAAATCCTAAAAAAGCTGTTATTGAGCATTTAAATACTTTTTTAGGATGAATTATGGAGATTTATGGTAATCCCAACTGTTTTCTCACGCGGTCAATTGGTTCTTCCCAATGGTCTTCAAAGCGTTAGCCCAAAAAAATCAGCTTTTTTACCTAGTTCTCACCCTTTCACCAGGTTGACGAAAATCGCTTTGGTTTGTTGAGGAGCCAAGATGGGATAGAGCAATCTAGCCAACCACAAACTGATTTGGAGTGATTTGCCGTAATTTTGTGTAGCAGCAAAAGAAAGTACGCCAATCTCTCCCGCATAACTAGTGTCAAAATCGAGCAAATAGATTAGTTTAGCAATGTCTTCTAGTTCAGGGCTGATATTTAAAGGTTTTAGTTGATTTTTCACCATATAAACCTCGTCTACCTTGAGAACCGTAGTTTTGTAAGTTGGGTGCAGCGATCGCGTAATCCAACATAAATAAGGTGGTAATGTTGGGTTGCGTTTCACTCCACCCAACCTACATAAATATATCTTTTAAAAAACTCTAGGTTTCAACATAGATGAGGTTTAATTGACATATTATCCTCCAAAGTAGCCTTGAGGATATTGTCTTAATTGATTAAAATAATAATATCCCATTACTACTTTTAATCTTGAAGTAATTTTTGATAAACTTAAATACCCAAATAATCAGATTTTAGAATAGCAATATCAACCAAACTCACTGAGTTTCTGTAAGTTATAATCACTTGGAATTGTGGGAGTTTTTTAGCATCATGATTTTACTGATTAGATTGACAAGACTTGATAATAGTGAAGTGTAGCCCTTTATCTTATTTCTCACAACAGTTTAATTTATTTAGCAGTGGCTCTCTCTCGCTTATTATGTAATATATCTAGGGAAAGGCAGCATTGCTCGTTGCTCTTGCACATAAATGAATGCAAATATCTATTTATCTCACAAACCACCTCCTCCCCAAGGTTTAAAAAGTATTTCTTCTTTCTAACTGAGTTATGCCTTTTGCTAGAAGGATAATTACTTTTTTATAGTTAATGTTTATTTGTACTCAAAAAAACAAGTGAATTGGCATGATAAATTTGATTTCTAGAAAGATTGGTAACATCAGTTCCATGCTTAAAGGACTTCAGGTAACACGTTTTTTGGCTGTTGTCCTAGTTGGTTTTCTAGTGCTGACAACGAATGTTAATTATGAGCAGGGGCAGAATGATAAAGGCTTAAAGGAGAGAGTCCGCGAACAGGTAGAGCAAAATGATGCTGAAAGACCGAAAACAGTAGGGCAGTGGTTTAAGGATGCTCGTGAAACCGAAGATTCTCCTGGTGAACGACTTCAGAAGATTGGGCAACAGTCAGGAGAAGCCTTTAAAGAGTTTGGAGGTGGATACGTAAAGGGCGCTAAAGACACTGCTAATGATGTAGGAAACAGTGCAGCACAGACAGGCAAAAATATCTCTAACCAAGTTCGACGCTAAGAAGTTGTTTTAAAAGTGTTTCACTGTAACTTTAGGCACTTCTAATTCTCCCTAATGCCCTTAAATAACGAATTCTAATACTTGGATAACGCCTTTACCCTTGCTGGTAAAAGATTGTAGCGTTTTATCAGGTACATAAAATATAGGCCTTTGGTAGGGGCGTACAGCTAGCTGTACGCCCCTACTGTGTGTTACATCTAAAAAAATTGCTAATTTTGAGAAGCGTAGGTGGCGTAGCAATACTTCTCGCTTTGTGCATTTTTAACTCGGAATCGGGTTTGGGTTAAAGGTTTTTTCTTTCCCTTTTCCCCAAAACCCGAGAAGTATTGCACTCCAAAATCCAGATCAATACCAGATAAGAAATAACTTTAAGTAATATTTAGGCACTTTGCATAAATAAAGTGAACTATTAAGGCAAGTCATTTATTATTTGCAACTAGTAAAAAACACTTGATGTGTAAGCATCGCAGCTTACCGTAGTGGAAAGAAAAGAGTTATGTTTGTTTATACCCACTTATCTAAATCTTATAAGATAATTAAGTATCTTTTTTTACCAAGAATTGAACATTTTAATAACAGTTAAGTAACTGTTGAATAACTGTTTTAAAACATGAAACAATGGGGAGATAGTTAAGGCAGTAAAGAAAAAAACAGATAGATGATTAGCAATATGAAGCAATCTAAGAGTACGCGAAAGCGAGGAATTGTCCTAACGATCGCTGGATTGAAGCGTTTACAAGCTGCGATTCTGGCTATGGAAAAGGTTCAAAACAATGGCAATCACTTCACTCTAGAAGATTTAGGCGATCGCATGAATGTTTCAACCAAAACTCTGAACCGATTATGGTCGTTGAATACAGGCGTGGATCAAAAAACCTTAAAATTGTGCTTTACCGCCTTTAACCTAGAATTACACAGGGAAGACTACACAATTTTGAGTGAACCGAATACTACTGTAGTCTCTCCAACTCGATTGTTGAGTTTAGATACAGGAGAAAAGAAATTATCTACGCCTTTCTCCTTAGAATCCTTTGTTCCTCAGCACCATAACCAACTCGAAAATCTTTGGTCATACCCAGATGGCCCTGTAGCTCTAGATTCCCCCTTCTATGTCGAACGTCCTCCCATTGAAGAACTAGTTTATCGAGAAATAATTCAACCAGGCTGTGTGATCCGAATTCGAGCGCCAAGAGAGATGGGAAAAACTTCTCTTGTGTTGCGGCTATTGGCTTTTGCCCAGATGCAAGGTTATCGCGCTGTGAACCTGAATTGCAAGCAAATGGATGCAACCTGTCTGACAGACTTAAACAAGTTTTTGCGTTCTTTTTGCTGGCAAATTGCAACAGAATTAGGCATAGACCCCAAGCTAGATGAAAACTGGGATGAGGAAATAGGCTGTAAGTTAAGTTGCAGTTTATACTTACAATCCTACTTACTAAAGCAGAGTAAAAGTCCAGTAGTTTTAGTGTTAAATGAGGTTGACCACTTTTTTGAATATCCTCAAATTGCTCAGGAGTTCTTTGGTTTGTTACGCTCTTGGTATGAAGAAGCGCGACAAGATGCTAACTTGCAGAAGCTTAGGCTACTGGTGGTTTATTCCACAGAAGTTTACGTCTCTCTAGATATCAACCGTTCTCCATTTAATATTGGACTACCGATCCGTCTGCCAGAATTTACTAAGCATCAAGTAGAGTATTTGGCCCAACGGCATGGGCTAGACTGGACTTCTCAGAACGAGGTTACGCAACTGATGTCTCTAGTGGGGGGACATCCAGCGCTAATTCGGATTGCTCTGTATTATATATGCTGTCAAGGAATCACCTTAGAGGAAGTAATACATGAGGCGATCGCTAACGGCGGTATCTACCGTTATCATTTATGGCGACACTGGGCAATTCTGCAAGAAAATTCCAGTTTGGTAAAGGCATATATTGAAGTTGTTAGCTCAAAGCAAAGCGTTTCTTTGAATCCCATTGATGCTCATAAACTCGAAAGCTTGGGATTAATCACTTATGAAGGCGATAGCATCCTACCGCGTTGCCAACTCTACCGCGCTTACTTTAAAAAACAACTAGGTGTTGCTGAATTTGAATATAACTCATTGCAAAAACGTGCTTGAAAAACTATCAGGTACATTTTCTCTCACGCTTCGATGCTTACCGAAATTATGGGCGGAGTTCTTCTTTGCTCAAATTTATCTGAAGCGTGAGTTTTTTTATCTTGAAATAGCAACACCAAGAACTATCTACATTTTTAAATGATGGTGGCTGGAAAAGATTTTAAACTAATTAACTAGCTGACCAATAAAGTTGATAATCCTCGATAAAAAATATTCCATTATTAGAAGACATTTTGAAAAAGAAGTAATAATCTCCTGGCTCCCAAATACCAAATTCTTGTTCTTGTTCTTGAACAGTAGCTGTCGAGCCACCGTTGGGAATAGTCATGCTAGCAGTTTGTGTTCTGTTCTGTGCTTTGAGCAGAAAAACTTCCAGTAGGCAAAAACCCTGTAGTTCGGCAGAATAACGAATTTTGAAGCGGATTTTCCCTCCATCTCGGAGAGTATTTTGAATAAAAAATTTTTCAGTTTGAATAGGATTACCAGACAGTTTAATATCTTTATCTTGTGTTAAGATATAGGTATATTTTTGCTCTAACGAACTCACTAATTTTTCTCCTTAAAAAGAATCAACTCTATTGGGATAATTGCATTTTTGACAAATAATTTTTGCTGTCACGTTGTATTCTGCCGTCATCGCCAACAAAATGCAATGACAGATAAGACAGTTAAGAAAATAGTTAAAAAATTGATTGCAACAAACAAAAATAATTGAAATTGGCAACAAATTTTAAATGTATAGACTACATCTAGGGCAAGGAGCAAGGTGTGGTATAGTCTCTTAATTTGAAAACTACTGTAAGTGTGAACTAAATAGTTGCGATCTGACCAAGATTGCCAAAACTCCATGTTGCCAGTCCTACCACTTGCGGTATCGACAGATTTGGCATTTTCTCTGACACTATTCTTGTCCACTGCTTGAGGTACTCATTTTTTACCATTTGAGCCTCTGCTCCCTTGCCTCTTTATTTCCATTCGCCTTGTAGAGTGAAAGGTGCCCAGTAATAGGGTGCGGCATATTTTTGAGTGCGCCATATTTCTATTTGTGCTGTCCGCAAAGCTGCTGCTGGCTTTAATCCTTCTTGCAGCATCTTTTTGTAAAATACCTTCATAAGTTCAGATGTTGCCTGGTCATCTACACTCCACAGGCTGACTACGACTCGCGGGCTGCCTGCATACATAAACCCTCTGGTTAACCCTACTAATCCTTCTCCCTTAACTTCTTCTCCCAGTCCGGTTTTACAGGCGCTGAGTACTACCAGTTCTGCTTGCAGGTTGAGGTTGAAGATATCGTGCAAGCGCAAAAAGCCATTTTGTGGCATTCCCTTGTCGTCAAATAGCGATAACACCACTCCTGATAATTCTGGATGCTTGCTGTTGAGAATGCCATGCGTGGCGAAATGGATGATGCGATATTGACTCAAATTTTCGCTGCTAGCAGTGGTACGACTGGCAGTAAAATCAAAGGCTTGTTTGCGATCGCTAATTGGTACAAGAGAAAGAATTTGCTCGGCTTCTTGACGTGTAAAGCGCAGGCGCTCAAACCTAATGTCTGAGTCTTGGGCGGATCTGGTTAAAGCCAGGTTGTCTAAATTGCTCTCTGGCGCAGGTAGGCGAGATACTTGTGCTTTATTTTGGAGACGCTCATCATCACTATTAAAAATCGGATCTGCCAATACAACTAGGGTTTTAGGAGCAGATTTACGTCCTTTGTGTTCGCTTCTGAGGATAGCTAATGTAGACGCTGAAGGGAGAGTAATGATTTCGTGGTTGAGCAGTAATGGTTCATAATTGCGACTGCTACCTGTTGTGAGGACAGCAAATGGCACATATTGCAAAGCACCATCGCTAGCGATCGCTAAACGCTTCTTTTGCAGTTGCTGGGCTACTGGTGCAAGTATTTGTTGAGATAGAGCATCTAGAGACGGACTATGCTTTAGATACGGGGTAGTGATTTCTTGACGGAACTTTTGCACTGTAGCTTCAATATCTGCACGCTTGGGTAGTTCATAACTGGTGATACTCTTATTAGTAACTGCCCAAAGATAACTGCGCTTTTCCCCCAAAGAATATTCTAAAAGCAGAGTGTTTTCATCAAGTACTTGCTGTTGAATTTGCACGAGTGAGAGAGGCTGAGGTTGAGTCAGCGCTGCATAACGCGGACTAGTGGCACGAATTTGTGCCTGGACTTGTTTATACTGTTCTAGAAGTACCTCGGTGTCTTCTTCTAAAGCTTGCACCTGCGCTTCGGTATGCTTACCGCCTAATACTTGTATCCGACGTTTTTCTAAAACATCGAGTTGTTGCTGCAAGTTATGTTCTTGAGCAAGTAACTTTGGCTCTACACCTTGGCGAATATCAGCATTGGCTTCTGCAAGTAGTTCCAAAAGACTGCGGGCGCGGGCGCGTTCGCTGGCTTGCAGTGCTAAAGCATCATATCCTTGAGATGGTTGCTGTTTGTGTAACTGCATCAGCAAATCGACATAAAACTCATAATAATTCTGCACTGTGGCAAAATAGGAAGTGCGGAGTTCCTGAGAGTCAATTTTGATACGAAGGTCTTCAACAATTTTGATGACTCTCTCTATCTGAGTCAGGGCAGACTGAAAATTGCCTGCGTCGTGTTGAACAAAAGCGATGTTATAGAGTGTACGTGCTTCCCTTGCCTTGTTCCCTGTCTGTTGATATAGCAGCAAAGATTGGCTGTAATAATCTAGCGCCTTTTGGTGTTCTCCTAAATTTGAGTAAGCTTTGCCAATATTGTTTAGAGCAGTTGCTATCCCTCCTTTGTCTCCCGCCTGTCGGTATAAAATCAGGGCTTGGCTAAAGTATGAGAGTGCTTTTTGCTGTTCTGCTAACTCTAAATAAACTGTGCCAATATTGCTCAGAGCAGTTGGTATTCCTTCTTTCTCTGCGTCTTTAGCCTGTTGGTATAAAGACAGAGCTTGGCTGAAGTATGAGAGTGCTTTTTGCTTCTCTCCTAAATCTAAGTAGACTTTGCCAATGTTGTTCAGAGTAGTCGCTATCCCTGCCTTGTTTCCCACCTGTTGCTTGAGAAGCAGAGATTGGTTGTAGTAATCCAACGCCTTTTGCTTTTCTCCGAGGAAATGGTAGACAGAGCCGATATTATTGAGACTAATAGCTTCCCCATTTTTGTCTCCCACTTGTCGCCTTAAGGATATGGATTGGTTGTAGTAATCCAGCGCCTTTTGCTTTTCTGCTAACTCTGAGTAGATTTTGCCAATGTTATTTAGCGTAGTACCTTGGGCTTGTTTGTCCCCCACTTGTTCAAATAGAGGTAAGGATTGCTTGTAATAATCCAGTGCCTTCTGCTTTTCTCCTAAATTTGAGTAGATTTTGCCAATATAAACGAGGGTGTCAGCTTCTAAAGAGCGTAGGTTTTGCCCATTGGAGCGATCGCTCAGTTGACGATATAGTAAAAGTGCTTGCTCAAATTTTGCGATCGCTTTTAACAGAGATTCTGCTGTTCCTTGCTGATATAGTTGCTTCCCTTCTTGATATGCAAGTTTAGCAACAGCCAGAGTCGCATCTGGCGAACTTGTCTGCGTCATCTGTGCAACATTTATCGGCTGCTGTCTAGCAATCGCCACATTTGATTCTGAAAATAACAAAATGCTGCTAAAAATAACAATAGTGCGACCCATTACCAAGGGCAGAAATTGCCATTGTCTTGAGTCATGTATATTAAATTGAGTCATATACATCTGCGGTTTCTATAGCTGATTAGATTTAGAATTCCCAAAATCAAGCAAAAAAACCGTAGATTAACTAATTGTATGTAATAGGCTTATGCATGGCGAGCTGGCAGAGGTTTTCCATATAATTATCTAATCAACCCGCTTAACTTCAAATCCTCGTAACCCTTCCGGTACTTCATACTCAACCACAACATCTTTAACTACAGCAGCAGGCGGCCCAGAGTGACACCAGCGAACCATATCATCTACAACCTCTCGCGCCCCTTCAAAAACTGCCTCTACTCGATTATCAGGGAGATTTCGCACCCAACCGGTTAATCCCAACTGCCTAGCCGTATC contains:
- a CDS encoding acylphosphatase; translated protein: MQNSTALPKIIRAHVFISGRVQGVGYRYSTVDTARQLGLTGWVRNLPDNRVEAVFEGAREVVDDMVRWCHSGPPAAVVKDVVVEYEVPEGLRGFEVKRVD
- a CDS encoding AAA-like domain-containing protein, encoding MKQSKSTRKRGIVLTIAGLKRLQAAILAMEKVQNNGNHFTLEDLGDRMNVSTKTLNRLWSLNTGVDQKTLKLCFTAFNLELHREDYTILSEPNTTVVSPTRLLSLDTGEKKLSTPFSLESFVPQHHNQLENLWSYPDGPVALDSPFYVERPPIEELVYREIIQPGCVIRIRAPREMGKTSLVLRLLAFAQMQGYRAVNLNCKQMDATCLTDLNKFLRSFCWQIATELGIDPKLDENWDEEIGCKLSCSLYLQSYLLKQSKSPVVLVLNEVDHFFEYPQIAQEFFGLLRSWYEEARQDANLQKLRLLVVYSTEVYVSLDINRSPFNIGLPIRLPEFTKHQVEYLAQRHGLDWTSQNEVTQLMSLVGGHPALIRIALYYICCQGITLEEVIHEAIANGGIYRYHLWRHWAILQENSSLVKAYIEVVSSKQSVSLNPIDAHKLESLGLITYEGDSILPRCQLYRAYFKKQLGVAEFEYNSLQKRA
- a CDS encoding CHAT domain-containing protein, producing the protein MTQFNIHDSRQWQFLPLVMGRTIVIFSSILLFSESNVAIARQQPINVAQMTQTSSPDATLAVAKLAYQEGKQLYQQGTAESLLKAIAKFEQALLLYRQLSDRSNGQNLRSLEADTLVYIGKIYSNLGEKQKALDYYKQSLPLFEQVGDKQAQGTTLNNIGKIYSELAEKQKALDYYNQSISLRRQVGDKNGEAISLNNIGSVYHFLGEKQKALDYYNQSLLLKQQVGNKAGIATTLNNIGKVYLDLGEKQKALSYFSQALSLYQQAKDAEKEGIPTALSNIGTVYLELAEQQKALSYFSQALILYRQAGDKGGIATALNNIGKAYSNLGEHQKALDYYSQSLLLYQQTGNKAREARTLYNIAFVQHDAGNFQSALTQIERVIKIVEDLRIKIDSQELRTSYFATVQNYYEFYVDLLMQLHKQQPSQGYDALALQASERARARSLLELLAEANADIRQGVEPKLLAQEHNLQQQLDVLEKRRIQVLGGKHTEAQVQALEEDTEVLLEQYKQVQAQIRATSPRYAALTQPQPLSLVQIQQQVLDENTLLLEYSLGEKRSYLWAVTNKSITSYELPKRADIEATVQKFRQEITTPYLKHSPSLDALSQQILAPVAQQLQKKRLAIASDGALQYVPFAVLTTGSSRNYEPLLLNHEIITLPSASTLAILRSEHKGRKSAPKTLVVLADPIFNSDDERLQNKAQVSRLPAPESNLDNLALTRSAQDSDIRFERLRFTRQEAEQILSLVPISDRKQAFDFTASRTTASSENLSQYRIIHFATHGILNSKHPELSGVVLSLFDDKGMPQNGFLRLHDIFNLNLQAELVVLSACKTGLGEEVKGEGLVGLTRGFMYAGSPRVVVSLWSVDDQATSELMKVFYKKMLQEGLKPAAALRTAQIEIWRTQKYAAPYYWAPFTLQGEWK